In Cydia amplana chromosome 13, ilCydAmpl1.1, whole genome shotgun sequence, the genomic stretch ggccaacattttcaattgaattaaacgtttcggccaacactgccccTCGGTAGTTTTCTTGGCCAATAAGTCGTTGGCATACGGCACCGTCCGGCCCAGTCCCATGGTAACAATGTTGTGTAATGTGTAACATTGGTGTAACTTAACATTCGTACGATAAGTAATAAAGTTCGTTACTTAAAGTCTTAAACTTTACCTCCATGATTACAGGTCATGAAAACTAAAGAACACATggaaataaagattttaatcCGTAATATCTACATTATTGACGTAATACTTACAACACTCGTCTACAAATAGCCATCTCTATAAGGTTTCTTTTATTAACACTAAGTTCTCGTGAAAAAATAACAGTTTTATCCATCAAGCATCCTATCGAGGACGGCATTGAGTAATAGTGTGACTAGACTTAGCAAAATAAAAGGGTAACCCGACTTGGTGAACCACAAATGAGAAGCGTGCGATCAGACAGGCATGAAATCGCCGGTCAATCAGTAATGCCCGACGATTATCTGCCACAGATCGACCcatcttttccttccaatccaaCATTGACGGAGGTCTACGTGACACATACCCTTTGACGATATATTCATTCGAACATCGATAAAAAGGGGACTGGGTACagccagcatcaaaagtagcggatcagggctataaccgcgaaaatcgaatttcgcaagttgcgggcatttttctttgtcattctaattacgccttcatcggagtaaaagagaaagatccccgtaatttgcgaattttggttttcgcggtagcccctcagactacgcgtcaaatgTATCGGTCCGACCGACTGACGAGTCTAATAGCTTAAGAAAGAGATAATATAAATGTTTCTATATGTAGAACAATAAGACTGtcaggccaattcaaacgtgcactgatattggaatcatatcagttagctgtcattcgcgcgggcgtctcgctcgcactaatacttCAGGGGACAAGTCTGAgcgaaattaattaaaatatcattctaatatcgGTTGGATGTCAATGCACGTACGATTTGTCCTGTGTATTGTGTAACTGACACTTTttatattgatgctgactgtacgtaattGAAATTACGCtcggtaaatataattttacagtGGCTTGTTTACTAAATACTCTAGTCACCTATTATGCCAGCTAAGCTCATTAAGCAAGACAAACAAGTCACTCGCGAAGTTAGGTAATGCATTGTTTACAAATAACTACTAATACGTGTTTACGTTTAGCCATTTTGATCTGACGTGATTTATATTGTTTTAGTAATACGTTGGAACTGATTGTGTTTTAATTGTCAACAGATCGCACCAGCGAGAACAATGCGAGCTCACTGATACGAGCGCTTCCTGACCAGCTGCGACCCGGATCGCCGACAAAATGCCTTATCACAGCACACTGCAGCCCCGGCCTCAGTACTCGGACAGTTATCATCCGCGGGCGACCCCCGCGCTACCTAAGCAAGCTCATTAAACAAATTATGAGAAAATGGGTGACGAACACCGTTCATTTGTGGCGTTAAAGCGGTGCGGAAATGACATGTGATTGATGTGTGCTTATTGGAAGTCAAAATGGGTGATTTGTCACCGAGTGCGTACGACAATACGGACGACAATTTGACTCAGTTTAAGCTTGATGACTACTCCGACGAGGCTCTGGCGAAAATGGAGCTGTTCAAGGACTACCCGGAGGGCTTGTTGAGGTTTGCGTCGGTGTGCTGCGTCCTCTTCATGTTGGTGGGGATCCCGGGGAACCTCATCACTATCATCGCCTTAGCGCGGTGTAAAAAGGTAAGTggacgggtctctattgtttcccaaatttAACATATCTCGTAATCATTCTCTTAATTAATAATCCCTAACTTTAACGAGATATTTTTAGCGAAATACAACTTCGTCCATGACACTTAATTTTTCAAACACTAAAAAGTTACAAGTTACACTTAAAAGTGTCCACttaggggtcccgttgtttcccataaagtttcaagcaataatgtattgtttgcccgtatTTTTGTtaatcataattcatttggttcagaaacgcgtcacttttcaggattgccataaaacaaacctaacctaacctaacctatctataggataacctaacgaaaatcctgaaatgttaacggtttcagttttatgactaatgataataatgacaaacaatacattatgacttaaaactttatgggaaacaacgggactcCTAAGTGGACACTTTTAAGCGTAACTTGTAACTTTTTAGTGTCAATGCTTGAAAAATTAAGTGGCATGGACGAAGTTGTATTTCGCTAAAAATATCTCCTTAAAGTTAGGGATTATTAATTAAGAGAATGATTACGAGCTGTAGTAAATGCTGAAAGGGTTTTATTTTACGCCATCATCAAAAAGTTTTAATGAATGTCAGATGCTATCTCTgtagatatttattgaaatgatAGTTCACATGAAAatgacataacataacatacgaGCGGAACTGACACTAGTTAAAAGGTTATCTATCATTCATCAATAATACCGAATATGAATGTGATCATAAAAATTTATACCAGCAGTTATAGGTTCAAGTAAAGTTCAGGTATGTTATAATATAAGGCCAATACGACTTTTATTTTAGCGTCAACTTctattagtgtttattgcgagttcgtAGATTTGCTATTTGCGTTTGGTggaaaatgtatgaactcggAATAAACACTTATCAATGTGCAAACAGGCCCCAAAGTGAAGGCTAGCTACTAGTACACTTATCCAGCAGCCACCCTTACCCGTATGGACCTTAACTCAATCTTtgctacttaaataaataatcccTAGATTTGGTCATCACTATCAGTATCTCGACGCAGTTAAGATAAAAACTacatattaaatacataatttagtGTCTGTTTATCACATCGTAGATAATATGTGGTCATTGTTCTCGGTGGCATTGAAGACAAGGCAAGAATAACAAAAACGTTTCGAGATTTTATCGCGAAACAAGGCCGATTTTATACATCTTGCTCTCATGTCTTTACAATAATAATCTTAAAGACTGCAGTACCTTTGAGGCTGCAGCGTTACCGCAGgtaatgtataggtaggtatgtagtttACAACCTGAATTAATACGtaggatatatttttataatatttaaaaccttcgcgttttgaacacatattaactcacatttatagacgggtctaacgcgaaatttattcaattacctttatataccgacgtttcgacacaggtttcactggtcatggtcgcggccaactagtctcagcaaaatgtcaaaacagagatttgtgcaactacccggcgaaaagtgtatgaaaaagtttggggtagacatcacattttcaaaccacccactacacatagtgttaattattatcaatagtccgacacgcaacactcacaatatccacgcacacgtccgaagatagatcctttggctttaacttctgtatcactggttcccaagttggcgataagttgaatccatcctcctgtgtcgaaacgtcggtatataaaggtaattgaataaatttcgcgttagaccggtctataaatgtgagttaatatggatatatttttatgcagAAATCCAACTACAAAGAAAGTTAAGAGTGATCATACTTTTTATTACGTAAGTGTGATAAACAGTAATCTTTTCAAATTTCTTACCCTAGTTATTTTTACCAACCGCTAGTACTAGTAATACGGCACAATGgaaaaagtttataaaaaaatagctTTTAACTAGAATTAAATTATCACTTTGGACAGCAAGATCGGATACAGATCGTAAAACAAATACGGAACAAATTTAAATCCTATTACATATTACAATCAGAGGATGCCTCCAGGCCGATGTAGCGTAAGTGACATGATGAGTCATccattaattttttcatagtagGTAACCGCTGAATGAAATAACCAAAAACACGCCGGAAAACCCATATTTGTCACTTAAATGAGAGAGTTAACTATTTAGTTGGTCAATATGTGtgtataatatgaaattacccATGTAAAGCAAATCTTTTCTGTTGCCTTTTATTTAAATGCGTCCGCGCCAATGCGTTTGATCGAGTTGGATTGATTTTGGGTTGCCTCGTGTGAAAAACCAGAGTCAGAAATGGCTGAGCAAATGGTCTGGTCATATTATTTTAGTACGTTCTTTGACTAAGACCTCAAATAAATTTAGAATTAacaatactttattttattttgttcaaaCAATAAACATTTTCTGCCACTGTGTGATCTCTTAGTggataaactctttattgcacacctaaataaaggaaaataatactgataaaaaaagtaaaaaaaaaagttatttaaagtataacttataaacatattgtgACGCTTTCattcataatatttttaatctatatataacaCACTAACTGATGTTATCTTTCGTAgtgatttaatatttaaagtgtTCTCATTTGGTCGTACCGAGTGACGCTTCCTTGAATCGTGTAAAAAGACAAATACCAATGGTTCGTATTGTTTTCCTTCCTTGTTAACTTGCGTAGTGTACTTTACCTTATAAAATTGTAGCCATATGTGctataaatatacatttaagGTAACTTTAATGTAACGTGGTTTAGGATTTCTAGATTTGAGGACTTAGTTTAGGTGATATTATTTGCACCGGTCTGTCGAACAACTTATATGATACGGCTTGCAAATGATCCTATGGGATCAAGGTAGTTTTAAGGggtccacagattaccagttcgcctgACGATAGAAttaaaccaagaaaagtctgcagcgattttgatagcccacgcagtgcaagtgttatttacacgtcataattttatagaagtttgacgtttaaaatgacacttgcactgcgtgggctatcaaaatcgctgcagacctttctcggtctgactctatcagcctgtcagttaaacgcaaaaggtgacagttccgaacaactgacaggctgatatcgtccggcgaatctgtgggcccctttataagcACTAGAGATTATGTGAAGCTGATATAATATGAGAAAATCAcataaattctttattttataagtactattttagtaatgttcattttatataaatatagcaTATAGCAGAAGGTTCCCTGTGTCGGGCGTCTAAGGTAGTTTTCCTGGAACTTCTACAATTCCGGATTTCCCAGAAATGTCTTACCTAGTTCAAACACATTGTATAGATTTCAAATTCGAAAAATCATTCGATGTTGATGATTTCTGGGAAATAGTAAACATAGTTTCTTGTCTTGTAATACTTACCCAAAGTCACACTCATTAATATTTTCATATCAAATCATCTGTATAAAAATCTGGGGACAACAGTAGAGGTGATAGATAACAAGCGATTTCGCACTTTCGTCTCAATAAATGCCTTACTTTTTCATTGCAAATATCATGCAGTTGTCTTGGTCTGGCTCTTTGCAAAATAGTGACAATCATTAACTTTCCTTCCTTCTTCCAGGTCCGAAACGCAACCGCGGTGTTCATAATGAACCTCTCCTGCTCCGACCTCCTCTTCTGCTGCTTCAACTTACCCCTAGCGGCCTCGACGTTTTGGCAGCGCTCCTGGGCGCACGGCAGGACGCTCTGCCGCATGTTCCCGCTGGCTAGATATGCGCTGGTCGCGGTGTCGCTATTCACCGTGTTGGCTATTACCATCAACAGATACGTCATGATATCACACCCGCGGCTCTATCCCAAGTAAGTCAACCATTTTCTTTAGCATATTATAGCataaaatattgtacctattacTTACTATGAGCGCTTGAAAAGTTTATGCAATGCGCTGTTGCTTAAAGGTCagagcacaccggctgcgtgtgcgtagacgtgcacatGCGTGCGCCAAAATGTTTGAGCCgggcacgcacacgtcacgcaagcggtgtacTGTCGCCCATAAATATCTgtctgtaggtatattataacgcaaacgcgcacgtgtacgtctacgcacacgctgccagtgtgcacaggccttaatgGGAATACTTCCTGGACtgtacaaataaagaaatatttttggaaaCGGCGCATCTCATATACAGTTATGTAAACAGATGCAAGGAAAACAAATCTCTTGCAGTACTCGGAGGTTTACGTGGAATATCTATGCGTAATGAgtgtatttatattaaaacataTCGAATTCTAATAGGTATTCAGAGATATTAGCATGATATTTATAGAGTAAGCAGTCATGTAAGAATACATTTTGATTATAATGCaacattttttttgtctccAGGCTGTATAAAAGGCAGTATTTGGCAGTTATGGTGGCAAGTACTTGGGCGTTCGCGTTTGGAGCGCTCATAGCGACGTGGTTCGAGAAATGGGGACGTTTCGGCCTCGATCTCAGCATTGGCTCCTGTTCTATACTTCCGGATGACAACAAAAGATCTCCAAAAGAGTTCCTCTTTGTGGGTGCGTTCATGCTTCCCTGTCTCgctatagttatttgttatgCGAGGATATTCTGTATAGTTAGAGAAGCAGCAAGAAAATCAAGAGCACCGGCGCGGAGCCGGACCCGACCCGGACGAGAAGACTCGGCTATGGGCTCGGCGTCCACTGCGGTAGAAAGGTCGCCGGGCCCTGAAAATGGAACTAACCACGCGGCGCCTCCGCGAAGAAATTTTCTTGCTCCACCAGTCTTACACTGTCCACCGACTCCAGGCCCTGAGCGATCCTCATCCTCAGGCGTAGATACCTTAGACGGGCACGACGAAGAATGTGCACTAGACTCTAAGCGGACGCCAAGCGGTAGCGAGACGACTAAAAGACTTCGCCAAGCGGCCGCAGCTTTAAAGCGAGCACCAGGACCCGTCCGTGCACCGCGTCTTACGCCAAAAGACAGGAAACTATTAAAAATGATTATGGCAATTATGCTCTCGTTCTGGGTATGTTATCTCCCTATAACGCTCACGAAGATATTTCGCGAGTTCACTTCGTATCCGCTGGCAAACATCGCTGGGTATATCCTTATCTATTTGACGACGTGCATCAACCCTATTATTTATGTAGTGATGTCCAGTGAGTATCGGCAAGCCTACAAGAACCTGCTCATGTGCCGCCGAAAAGCGTGACGGTCACCTGGAGATGGCGTAGCCGAGAAGCAGCCGCCGTGACTAGTCGTTGACAGGGGAAGTCACTGTATCTCCCTCCAACCGATGAATAATAGTATTTCGCAAAGAACTTCACTCTAAATACTCTTGTGAGACTATATAATTAGCGAGTATCTATAAGGTACAAGTAAGTgtgaagtgtttttttttacaacaatCGTTTTAATTGCGAACCGTCCGTGATTGTGCTAGTGGAGGTGGGATGATGTTGACACGTAGATATGAGACTTTCATTGGTTAGTAAGttattattgatatttaaaGTATACATAAGtgtaaagtacctatactgtaAGTCAATGTGCAATCTCTTtgtaacatttaatttattacatgACATGTAGATATAGGCAAGCTGCGAATAAGTCGCAAGTGTTTCCTATTTGACTTGTGCGGATATTGATTGTATTAAAAGTTAGCTTTTAAATATTCAACGTATGTATATTATAGACGCTTAGCAATAAAGGAGCAAGGATACAATAATGTTAaaaagcaataaaatattgtaattttggAGAGTGCATTGAAAGGCTAAGCAGTCTATACCtttttataaaatgaaatagatcagtcaaatgtaaaaatatgggtgcacacatcatactcaaaaatatgtcccatagttcttacgTCAGTGAATTAGGAACTAGGGGACATatatttgagtaagttatatgcacCCGTATTTTACACTTAAATGTACAGTGTACAGGAAAcactttatacaaaattataatgtGCGAATACTTTATTACGTGTTCGAATATAATGCATTTTTCAGTATGAAAGTTATCCTTGATTTATTTAGCCAACTTCTACGTAGGTAATACAGTTTTCCATTTTATCGAATTTGTAATAAGAAGTTTACATTTAGAgcaggatttttttttgtatccgcATGATTCCAGTTTTTTTTGGACTCTTGAGACTCGAGTTCTAATCGACACAATCACAATGTTGCTgaaaagcattttttttaagaaactttTGGTATTTGTCTTTAAAATGGTAACTGTTGGCAATTGTTGTAATATTgatcatataattttattttaaacaaattataaCAATTGTAGCACTAACGATAATAGTTACGTACTAAGTGTACAATATCAATGTGtgatattattgtatttaagcGGGATGTCAAAGACATTGTAATTCGAAACGATGATTATTGAATCGAAGACGGTGCTGTTTAACGAAATAAAGCTAGATTTTGTAGAGTTCATTGATACTGGCCTAAATTTGTTGCTGTAGGTTTTTAGTCTCTTGAGCGCTATATGTGACGCAGTTTGATATTTACGATATGAACGTAATAAGTATTACCTATATCGGTTAAGGTTGAGGTACTATTACATGCATTACACATGAATTAATACCTCATTTTCCGCTAAATAACTTACATAAGAATCTGATACTTATGTCAAAACATTCGTAATcgaattaatgacaaataattTGGTGCTAATAGTTTTCTCTTATTATCCCTATTTATCAACATGATGAGCCACTAAATTTGTTTGAATGAATGACAGTAAATCTAGGAAAAATGTGATATTCTTTCATTTCATAACTAAAGCAACCAGTGTgaaaaatttaacaaaataaacaaatttttttaaataacaaacccGTGGTgggtacaaacaaacaaaaatattggCACTAATTTATTGATTTGATCGTACCTATTTGTAGTCACATAATAGCGGTTAGAAGATTAAAAATCGAATGTTTAAAATATTGCAAAATCGGGTTTCTTTTAAAACCACGGCAGACAACGGATGTTAGACATGACATAACGTGTTAAACAATAGAAATAAAGTCAATATTTAAGGCCAGAGCACACCGGTTGCGTATACGTAGCGCATGCACTTAAATGTTCGAGTCGTGCgtgcacacgtcacgcaagcggtgtgccgtctttCATAACGATCTGTATAATTACAACGCGCATGTGCACGTgtacgtctacgcacacgcatctGGTGTGCGCAGGCCTTTATCTGGAAGCCCGTTTTTGCTGTATTATCATATGTTGAGTGAGAATAGTGGAGATTATAGAAATTATGATGTTTtgcatttatattaaaaattaaagtgaACTCAACCATTCCAAATATAGTATATAGGAATTaactttaaaacttaattacgaCTAGGCAATTTGCTCAGGTAACTGAGATTATAACTAACATTCGAAGTGAGCATGTTATTATAAAAGTGTTAAAAAGTGGTTAAAGTGACATTTATACGATAGTTATAAAGGTATAGACTTGTATTTACCTCCTAAGACGTTTTCCAAAGACCATATGTTACTCATGGTATAATTTATGAAATCAtgaaatgttttgtaaaattacacCAAGCCATAACAAGTGTGACATTTATtggttatatttaataattataacatgCCCGatggatatttaaaaaaaatatttaccaacCAATTAAGTCTTATTCTTAACAGTTTTAAAAATCCCAGCGTTCTTAATAAACATTTCGATCATTTCTTaaacatttgtttatttatttatgcacaaGTAAAAACGGTGttgattttgataaaaatactGACTGGTTTGCAAACAAGCTACTGTCACTCAAATGAACATTTTTGAAGCGCaaatattttatgtacctactgctATATCTCTGAAGGCCATTAGTTGTAACTTCATGTGGGCCTAATTTACGTGAACATTATCATGAAGTGTTTTAACATTCGTGAGCCGTAGGTTTTAACACAAATTTTACAAGTACTTAAAGCTACTGTGTTGTGGAATGTTTGTTTCGGGCCCTATGGCTTAAACGAATCGGCAAAATATAGGaaaaaataaaggtaattaaaaataaccagaaaaaaattacaaattctaTTTTTGGCGCAATAATAATCAGTGACAAatgtttaaaatacaaacctaaTCTGACACAATATTTAACAACTTCttgtaaaagtatttttaaacctTACCCTGCATTTTTTTGCAGAAATACTCAATTTTAGAAATACGATTATGATATTATGACAAAATTGTAAGCAAACACCAAAAAATTTAGGTACCAAAGAACCAATTTGTTGGGTCCATGCCAACCCTAAGCCATTGTACTTACCAaagatgtaattaaaataaatgataatgtTCAAATTAGTTTGATTTTTCGTCCTAAATTAGCAAGCCCCAGGGATGGTCACTATTTTACATGCgtaagtataatattaaatattataaggtACAAGATGATGAATCGTCACACAAACAACAGCAGTCGTGCATagacatttattaaatttacaattcttataactatattatttttacctgtgtttatttattttgattacctACCTTCATTACCTAGAGTGTAGTGTTGAGGCAGAGTTATATTAGTGTTATTTctctttttaataaaatcaaatgacatataaaaacaaaattaaatgagttttaattaaaataaacttctCAGGCATTTATAAATAAGGGCCTCTAAGCTCTTAAGATTTTCATGTAAATACAGCTATTAACGCAAAGTAATTTAATGGAACCGCAAAGTAAAGCTCAGTCTCACAGCTGTATTAATGTTAAATGGGAGTGTTTTAACCACATCAGAGAGCGAACAACTATATACAAATTCGCGTTAAGCGAGCTCTGTTATGTGAGCCAATTTTGTTTTGTCAATCCCGTCTGTGGGAAATTCCGAGCGCTTTTTTCAAACAATAGTACACGATTGTTAACTTCATCGACTGaccataattttctttttttaatcaaaaatacGTAAGTAGATACGAATATATGAAGACTGGGAAGGTTATTCAGATTTGAACTCAAATATTATCAAAAGAGCGTAACGTTAATTCCAATTAATAAGCACGTGTACCTACATGCCTAATGCAAGAATATAATGCTTATCTGAAATTGTCTCCAGAACCATTCGGTACCTATCTATAAGTAAATAGTTATGGTAATAAGTAGTTTTAGCTTTATAAAGATAAAAACGTTTATTATGTCAAATCATAATTGAAGGATAATTAACACTGTCTTTAATAGTTGAACGTGTGTGTTGAACTTAAAAATTTGAGCATTATTTGGGTAGGTACTAAAGTCTTtttccattttgaaataatgtcATATCACTCGCAAGTAGTTCAAAATGTGTAtgtaaatgtgtgtgtgtgtgtatgtacgAAGATACAATAAAAAGTATTCCAGTTCCATTACTGGTGTGGGGAGTGTATGTTCAACATTATCACACGCACGCTTGTCGCGTTTCAAACTTTAGCGGCACACCGCACTAAATCTTCCGCTACAATCTGGCTTTGCCATTTTCATTCCAAGACGTGTTTGCCTTCTCCAGCGATCACAATGATTTATTTCCACAATCTAAAACCTAAAAGCCGTATTTGTCTGTAAACTGAAAGCCCGATCGGTTTGGCTAACGTCAGTTATTTGACGTTGATCAATGGTGGGGCCCACGCAGCTGCGACCGGCGATATTAGGGAACAATTAGATACGATACAAAATGTTTGGTGATTTATTTACCAAGATTTATCACCTGCTCAGCGTCTTATAAATAATGAGGAGCacaatttatacatataataaagctgaagagggtcgaaagtctgtacatggaagatattcgaaaaaaagttggttaaggatacttagaatcgataacagaacacgttccaacagtttttagaatttttgtctgtttgtctgtttatctgtttatttgaccgcgtaTCACGTGAAAAcagctgaacggattttgacgcaaactttactaatctgtcaagaaaatcactggccctattttaggctagaaaaattcaacccctaaaagggggggtggccactacactcaattaagttatgtttgcacctgaatcttatggcgctaacttaagaaagtggtgcaaacttttttttgtgtatgtactttataaaaaaaacaacaataaggagcaaaagttttataaataatgagGAGTTTTAGTTTATAAACAATTTAGTTAATAAAGTAAGTAGTAACAGGCCAGTTTGACTCAAGAAAGACAGATCGTTAGGTACTAGCATAAATGGCTGTCATATTGCTATCGTTCGTGATCGATAGAAGATAATATCTTCTATCGATTATCATGACAAAACTATCAATATTTGAAACACGGGCTGTGTTTCAAATATTGAAACAGAGCAAAAAAAACGACgctttacgttttttttttcaaattggaAAATTCTACAATAAGTACTTGATATTATccattatatgtatttttgtcaAGGTatcttaaaggatgacttacgtTAGACACCggcccggagcttccggagctttgttttctatggaaagcatcacgtgatcacctatcattgtcatagaaaagtaagcgccggaagcaccggcccggacacggcccggtctaacgtgagtcatcctttataagaaataaaataataaaatcgaaAGGAAATCCAtggaaaattgttttttttttttggttttggtaAGTTTCCTATGTAACGGCAAAACTTACTAATGAAA encodes the following:
- the LOC134653382 gene encoding G-protein coupled receptor moody, which produces MGDLSPSAYDNTDDNLTQFKLDDYSDEALAKMELFKDYPEGLLRFASVCCVLFMLVGIPGNLITIIALARCKKVRNATAVFIMNLSCSDLLFCCFNLPLAASTFWQRSWAHGRTLCRMFPLARYALVAVSLFTVLAITINRYVMISHPRLYPKLYKRQYLAVMVASTWAFAFGALIATWFEKWGRFGLDLSIGSCSILPDDNKRSPKEFLFVGAFMLPCLAIVICYARIFCIVREAARKSRAPARSRTRPGREDSAMGSASTAVERSPGPENGTNHAAPPRRNFLAPPVLHCPPTPGPERSSSSGVDTLDGHDEECALDSKRTPSGSETTKRLRQAAAALKRAPGPVRAPRLTPKDRKLLKMIMAIMLSFWVCYLPITLTKIFREFTSYPLANIAGYILIYLTTCINPIIYVVMSSEYRQAYKNLLMCRRKA